AAACGCTGAAAAACCTGACAAACATTAGTGACATCAATATATGCTAAGCATAATGATTACaattgggaaaaaaatgtaaagcAAACAGTACACAGagatcatttttcttcttaacCGTTATATTCTGTTGGACGTGGTACCTTTCTTTCAGAAATGTCGGAAGTAAATaaactattattttttatgtaGCAGTGTGCTATCTTGCCTTCATAATGAACGCGTTCGTGCACAAAGAAGGTGCTTTGTTTCATTTGCAGTCAATTTAGAAATGATATTTCCTGActgagaaaagaaactcgAATTCCGAGGAAGATCTGCTATAAGTcaattgttttctttctgtcTGATTCAGCACCACCTCGTTTtacctttcaaaattgatcAAAGGAAAACGATGTCACCTGCAATGTTGAGCTGTCGCATGTGAGCCTTAATAGCCCTTTCTTCGGTTTCACTAAtcggtgatgatgatttctGGGGAGGTTCGAATTGATAGCACGCGTATGAGAAGCATACCACTACCTGTTTTAATCATACCATCTATATAAAACATCAGATTTCTCTATGTAATTTTTATGAAATGTCCtcttattttattgaaaactttAATTGCTTTACAATTCCTAAAATATAATCTTTAGTAATGTTTATTGATAACAAATATTACTCTTTGACATAGTaagtttattttcttttacatTATCTCAAATGTTATTAGATTTTGCTAGTTGAGAATCGAAAACTAAACGTCGTTCGTCTAGTGTctattgttcttttattgttcGGTAGAATCTACTGAcaattgttgggattccatttttgataaagttaaTAATATCATGTATGTAGAATATACCaaaagttctcctcatgtATTTAGGAATCCATGAAAGGAAGTAGACAATTTTTAcataattttatttttaatttttccttcattttatacgtcgttattcattgatcctattgcattatcaaacCTTGCGCTGCCGCCTCCACTAAATCCGATGGCGGTCCtgaattttattttacttgtctgataatttgcatcatcttcataacaccgtatatggTAATCTTCTAGTTGCATGAATGAATGTATTATTCAGTAGTACTAGGAATTaatggatagttgattattgtttcaacACCTTTCTTTCGTATAACGGTTTTTTATTACAAACTTGGCTCTAATAACCTAACTCCGGTCTGTAACGACGAAATTTAGAAGATTTATAGTTTGTCCTCCCTGCTTATTACAAAACTCTTCTAAGATATAATTGATACAATTAACCTAGAGCCAATTCTAGTCATAAGTAATGAACCTCTACTattgaaataaaaagtattaaaaaaaaaaaatggactGAAATGTTGCAAAAATACTGTTCCAAGGCTTACAATTCCTTTACATGATGATGAGAGCTTCACGGTACTTCATGGAATTTATAACTCAATACAGAGCGTTAACAATTATCGTATTTATCATTACATAAAATTGTGTAATTTTAAGCAGTTTCAGCAAAGATTGGAGAAATACTGGTGAAAAGGCTCTCAAATAGAAAACAATCAGAACAATTGTTTAAAAAAGGTAATTATACTGTCAttctaatttcaaaaagaaattcagGTTCGACTGAAATGCTCTTACACTTCAAGTGATAGGCTCAACGCAATAGAGGATGTATCAAAGTTTGTTTTCGACACACGAATTTTTAGAATGCACTTAAGTAGCCATATGTACCAGTAGTGAATATAATGCATATATGCCCAGACCCAGCATTTCTGTACAAGTACTCTGATTTAGAGCCATGACCACATTTACTGCTAAATATCTCAATAAAATGCTAATAATCATACATTTCACATTATGCTTTATGAAAATCAGGAAGCACCAAAACAGGCGCTTGATGTAACATAATGTTGATgattagtagtattaatcCAGAATAAAAGCGGAAAACTTTCTTAcactatataagagaggcATCGAAAACACACGCCAAATGGACATgttaagtatgttcaatataataatgaaCGAGGAAATTTACAATAAGTccaatgtaacgactcatatcatttatatataaagcCCAAGTTGATGCTCAATTAATAGATCTTTGACCCCGAGTGCAACCAACAATAAAATGCCATTTCTACATCCTTCATCCTGGAACAAAGTGTACTTTATGAGCCATTTGTCATTCAAGTGCCCAGACTATAACTATGGTTACTCATACGAATAATcatgaacctacttgtttcAACACGTGATGTGGTCACTGTTTGGATGCCTAATTGAATTCGTCTCATCTCAATTTAAGTATCACATAtctcaaaaataaaagttcGAAAAATTCGTTTTACAAGGGAATCTTCATATAATACAAAGATCGCACACCAATATTATGGAACGGTGGCAAAAGTTGCTTGAACAGAGACGATCTGTTTCCCCCAATAATCACTGTATATAACCGACTTTAGTAGCACGACTTGAGCGCCTTTCTTCACCTTAAGATGAAATTTAACCTTCGCCCAGAAAGTGAATGGAcgtgcttttttttttccttgttttttACTGACTTTTGATAATGATAgtaatatataataatgTATGATATATGATTATTGCCTGTTTTCCTTCCTCAAAATTTGTACAGCAGTATCGTGGACAGTTTGGTGTAAActtttgaattcaaagcCAAGTAGTTCCCTCGTTACACTATTGTCAGTAGTTGCACCAGGGCTAGTGACCTGGTCACCTGTTCCAGGCTTACCTAAAGGAATGACGCCGTTTAATTGCGGAAAATCTTTGTTTAGAATATCCAGGATATCTTGGTCCCCAAATTTACCGTTACTCACGACTAGTCTTTTACCAGCGGTGTCTTCTCTCTGGAAAGCATACAGATGTGCTTGAGCCACATCCCTTACATCAGTAAAAATGGAATGAAGATCAGAAGGGGTGCCGTTTGCTGGAGCGTGAATCAAGCCGTTAATTATCTCGCAAGAGGTGTTTAAGTGTTCGCAGACGTCCTCGTCAAAAAGCTGGGGTCCAAAAACAAGAGAGGGGTTGACAGTTGTCAATTTGAACCTAATATGGCCTGCATTCTCTCTTGCGAAGTCCCAGGCAGCCTTTTCAGCAAATTTCTTAGAAGCAAAATAAGCATTTATCCCATCAACTTGGCAGTTCTCCCATGTGGCCTCATTCCAACTCTGCTCTGTAAATACTACACTAGGATCGCTAGTCTTGGCAAGAGTTATTATAGCGGTACAAGACGAAGTTACAACGACGCGTTTCACAGTATCAGCTGCGTATCTCTTAATAGAATTCAGGATATTTTTTGTGCCCTCTAATGCAGGAATTAAGAGgtcattttcatattcGGTGGTATCATAATAAAAGGGAGAAGAAGTGTGTAAAACATACCTAATTTCATGGCCATGTCTCTCAAAGACATTCTCGAAGGCATTTGACTGAGAAATATCAGGAAcaatttccaagaataaaTTAGGGTTGTGCTGAAATTGTCTTAGCAGTTTTGCCCTTTTCTCGTTGGATCTCACAGTTCCGATAACCTTATAATTTTGTTTCAGCAGTTGTGACACAATATGCAAAGCGATAAAACCTGAGGCCCCAGAAATCAAAACTGTAGCAGACATAGCAataaaaggaagaaaaacaaaatagcTAGGTGGTTACATGGAGAAGGGAAAGTTGGACGGCAAAGCTATTGGAAAGAGATAGAAAGTGCAGTacataaatatttatatgcTTGAAGAACTTTTCTTACAAActcaacaagaaaaagtaaaagaaaaagaatgaaaatgaaacttgTAAATAGACGTGGCCTAATCTTGCATCATAGTCTGTTATACTAATATCGCGAAGAAGTATAACACCTTTCCTCCGTTGAGAATTCGgctgtttttgtttctgCTGGTTTTctgtcaattttttctttcggTACATTCGACAATTCATTTGAATTATCTCTTCCTAACGGCATAGTAGAACTGTATGGTTACATGCATGCCTACTGTGACATTCtaaatgaatattttgaggaacaatttcttggaattttttatagtagagaaaaaatgtgtAGAGATGGCAGAACATCgtctgaaaaattttgccTGAAACAGTTGGGTTCGTATTCTTGAGAGTGATAATTATCAGCGGCATTTAGAATGTCGTTCCGTTCTTCTTTATGACTATCAAAGGAGCATaaatatttttaatataaCCATGTTGACAGAATATTTGCCATACCTTGTATTGCCTACTTGCACAGTTATAAAATATCAAGAGGAAGTTGTCTCTGCCTCTGCATTTAGCAAACTTAGTATCTTGTCTCAGAAGCTCCGGACACTAATTTCACCTCCTATGTTATCTGAATTCAACAATAAGATAACTTGTCAAGACCTTTTCATATAATCGTCACTTTTTTAGTGTCCCATGTGGATTCAGCATCATTCCAATAGTTAGAGTTACATAAATCTTGTGATGAAACGTAATTCTGCATTATGCtgataaataaaataacgCTCACAAACGTAATGGTACATGAAAAACATGATCAAATGCAAAACTTCTTTTTAAAGATCGACAACCTGGAAATTCTTCCTCTTATTCTCAGCTTGGTCCTTGACTTGCCTTGTGGTTATAGGATTACCATTACGCTTGCAAACTTATCAACTCTTTCTCTATATTTACTATACCTTGACCTCTAAATTCGCAATGGGGCAAGATTACTGTGCCTTTCTTTTAAGTTATGTAAAAGCAAAGTATGTTGAGTTATTCTACGCGCTTGTGATATGATATGTTATATTTTATAGAGTTAGAACTGGTTTACTTGCCAATTGTGAGTAATGCATCAGTGATACATTATCATGATCATATTTGTACTATATATCCTGAATCAAATATGCAAATTATGAACTGGATTGGGAAGACTTCTATAGTAGCGTCTGATAAATGTGATAACCCAAAAGCATGATATATGAGCAATATTTTAATGGCATTTCAGTAAGGTATTGCACAGGATGACCATGAAGTAGTAGCCCTAAATCAACAAGTACATACGAGGACTAGTTTCTCTACATAAAAAGAGTAGCTCTATATTTAGTACTCCTACAGAACTTATAGAAAATGTCCAGTAATCTTACTATATTATGACACATAAGCAAGATCGCAACTTTTTGCGCCAACAACATCAGGATGAATGCATGAAGTTGCAGAGTATGGCTGTAGTTGTATTTGGTAGAGGCATTATCAACGTCCACCTTTGGTTACATATAGACTCAAGTTTGAACATGCCGCCAGGGCATACGATTATTAAGACTATTATCCAAGATCCAAGGTCCTCGATAGGGAGGGTGCGGAATATATCTTATTGGATTACAATCCGTAGAATATTTTAAGCAgaacttttgttttttggaGATAAAATTTCCCGAATAGCTTCTGTTCtagccattttttttttcataatatCAAAATGGCTTCGTTGTTCTTCAATCATCAACACCTATAAAAACGTCTCTCGTCAGTTCTGGAATAGCAGACGTTTCACATATATGGTCGAGGGAGTTCAAATCGATGGGAATAGTTTTGGTGAGTCCTTACCAATTTTAGTCGCTCTAAAGTTCTTTGCTGAATGTTTGTTGAACTTAATTAAGTTTTAGGGTTAATCAAGGTTGCAGTTTCGACTATTGTAAGAAATAGGCGTTAGAAGTCAGACACTGAGTAAAGCACCGAATTAAGAGCTAAACAGGTGAATACATTCAGTTTTTTGCTTTATGAacatatatttttcaaatgaaaactAATAAAATAGTGCATAGATCTCAAGGAATAACTAAAGTATAAGTTCCCTCTCACTGATGGTATCCTAAAAAACTGGATGCGATTTGACTTTTAAAGGATTAAGCtcattcttttgaacaaagaCTGGAAGACTTTAGCGTATATTTGATATTAAAAAGTTAAGGTTATACCAATAATCATGTTACATTAACAAGTTGAATTTAGTACAGAACATCTAGTGTAGTAAGAGAAATGGAGGAAGACTAGCTGGAATACCCAACCAGGAGCTACTGGTTGCAGATCCAGAAAAAACAGGAATTTTTCCACATAAAATGTCTCTTAGGGGTAATTTTACTCCAAGAATCGTTTAAGACAAGCAAGCTTCTGATAAATATTTTGTAATATATTAACTTTGATCAATAATCagttgatatatatatgtatatatataaatctATAAAACTGTAAACAAAAAGTCTAGCCCTTCGAAAGTTACGAATTAACAAAGTTCAAATGTACTTATATGGGTTCATGATTCCATTTGGATCGTAGTGACGTTTAATATCCTTCATGAATCTTATCTCAATATCACTTCTGGTGTAGTGTAATTTGCCTCTCTTATGGAAACCAATCCCATGTTCAGCACTGATGGAACCTTTCTTTGATGCGATATATTCATAAACGAATGGTTCCAGTAAGTTCTCAATCTGTTTTGTAAATTCTCTTACCGCAATATTTAAATGGATGTTCCCGTCACCGACATGACCATAACCACATGATTTAACAACTGGTTTTGGTGCGTCACCAATTAAGCCAGCAGCATTCAACCTCTCCGTCACAGCTGCAGATACGGAGTATAGATCTTTCAATTTAAGTGACATGTCATACTTGTACATACCACCGTAAGAATTACAAGCAGTTGGGACAGATTTCCTCCAAGTCCAAAGTCTATCATAATCAGCTTTGTCCTTCGCCATCATACCCTCCGAAATCAATTTGGAATCTATCGTGCTTTTGAGGAAAGCAGTCAgcttttcatcatcatgtCTTTTGTTGGAGCCTGAAGTCTCAATAAGAACATAAAAGTTGTGTTGGTTCTCCAGAGGGAAAGGCAgatctttcaaatattctatCGTACATTCAATGGAACCACGGTCCATGAATTCAAAAGCAGATAAAACTTCAGATAATTCACTTTTGGCCTTGacaaataatttttgaacgGTGTCAAAATCCTcaataccaaaaaatacGGCGTTCAAAGCTTTTGGTTTTGCTGCTGCAACTATAGATACACCAGTAATGACACCGATAGTGCCCTCTGCACCGATGAATAATTGTTTCAAGTCATAACCAGTATTGTCCTTCCTCAAGGCGTCGATATTGCTAATAACCTCACCGTTGGGTAACACTACCTCCAAACCCAAAACATTACCGTGAAGCGAGCCATATCTTAAAAAGTTCAAACCACCTGCATTTGTCGAGACCACGCCACCAACTTGGCAGTTGTTTCTCGAAGGCAGATCCAATGGGAAGATATGGTCGTGATCGTGTAAAAATTGATGCGCATCACGCATAATCACACCTGCGTCACATTTGAAAGTCCCGCTAACCGGATCAAAGTCCCTGACTTTGTTCATATTTCTCAGAGAAAGaacaatttcatcaaatacCGGAACAGAGGCCCCAACTAAATCGGTGTTACCACCTTGTGGTACCACTGCCAGTTTTTTATCGTTACAGTATTTCATAATCTTGGACACTTTGTCAGTGGACTTTGGCAAGAGAATTAAATTGGACTGGCCTCTATACTTTTTCATCCAATCCTGGTTGAAGGAAGCAAGCTCTTCAGGGGCTTGAGAGTTTAAGATTTCATCATTGGacaaaattgaatgaaaatacGCTAAATCTGCTGGATCGAGAACTTTAAAATCTGAGTTTCTCTTGACTTTGGGGTATGCCTCAGCAGTTAACTGAGCAACAGAATGTGCAACCGTCATAATTCTTATATGTATACTGTCTTTTAGTCTCAAGTGAACAAATATCGACGGACATTTTGGCACCTCGCTCTGCTCTTGTCTGTTATATATGCGAATGATCACTTAAACACCATGCCAATATCGCGCGTGACTTAAACTGTGGAAAGCGGCGTCATCCGCTGCGAACAATTTCCGTACTGAGTCGTCGAAGGTCATTCTTTTAGATGACTGTAGTAATATCCCACTTAATGATCACGctgaaaaaacaagaatcaTAAAATATGCGCTCGTATAGACATTGCTGATGTTTTCTGGTATTTTCAGCAGTATAAAAACCAGAGGTCGTACCTCTGTTCCTTTGGAAAGCTcccaagaaagaaaaaaaaatgttgacTCGGAAACGAACGATTATATAATGAATAAGACGCTTGCAATCTTTCAAGTAGGTTCTTGCTAGCGGAAAATAATGTTGAAAGCTAATTAGATTGATCAAATCAAGCCGCTAAAATGGCCCTTCCTGTTTCCGATAATATCTTTCATGTCTGCAATGATGTGAGTCccatgaaaagaagagtgccatttttttcactatttATAAATCAGTAAACTTAGCTGTCCCGTTCAGGTACAAAAAGGATGAATATTCATCAATGAATTCAGAACACTTGGAAaccttttattttatttggCCCTAAAATGCGTTTCCCCACCTCACATTTcatggttttttttatcaagaaGAGGGAATTATAGCCTCGGAAGGGTATATATTAATGACTGTCGAGACGTTGACAGCCAGATTACTGCACTTCGGGTTGAATTAAACCTATCAGTTATTGTTGCGTTTTTGTATAAGTATGATACCGGCTGCACCAATGAATTCCAACTGCTCTATTCTAAGTCGATCAGCGgctttttctcttgtatCTTCATTCCTATTCTTTGACCTTTCATACTTTTGAGTAGATCTTCCATATATGAGTTCTTGGACACTTTATGTGGcattttaaagaaaaaatcggTAGTGgatagaaaaaagaagcattATAGTTTGCGGTGGCAGAAAGATAATAACTTTGAGAAATGAACTGATTATGTCAATTACACATTCTAGAGTATGGTAGTCGACTATTGATTGGTTTTCAAATGTTCATTTTGCTGAGAACAACTTTGATATTGCAAGTCCCCACAGATTCGAGTTTAGAAAatacttttatttttagttCGAGGATTTCTCAGACGGTACTGAGTACTGAAAGGCCCGAAATTAGCAAAATGTTCTCTAATTCAGCTCCcactgattt
The genomic region above belongs to Saccharomyces kudriavzevii IFO 1802 strain IFO1802 genome assembly, chromosome: 3 and contains:
- the SKDI03G1550 gene encoding carbonyl reductase (NADPH-dependent), with the translated sequence MSATVLISGASGFIALHIVSQLLKQNYKVIGTVRSNEKRAKLLRQFQHNPNLFLEIVPDISQSNAFENVFERHGHEIRYVLHTSSPFYYDTTEYENDLLIPALEGTKNILNSIKRYAADTVKRVVVTSSCTAIITLAKTSDPSVVFTEQSWNEATWENCQVDGINAYFASKKFAEKAAWDFARENAGHIRFKLTTVNPSLVFGPQLFDEDVCEHLNTSCEIINGLIHAPANGTPSDLHSIFTDVRDVAQAHLYAFQREDTAGKRLVVSNGKFGDQDILDILNKDFPQLNGVIPLGKPGTGDQVTSPGATTDNSVTRELLGFEFKSLHQTVHDTAVQILRKENRQ
- the DLD3 gene encoding D-lactate dehydrogenase (similar to Saccharomyces cerevisiae DLD3 (YEL071W)), whose protein sequence is MTVAHSVAQLTAEAYPKVKRNSDFKVLDPADLAYFHSILSNDEILNSQAPEELASFNQDWMKKYRGQSNLILLPKSTDKVSKIMKYCNDKKLAVVPQGGNTDLVGASVPVFDEIVLSLRNMNKVRDFDPVSGTFKCDAGVIMRDAHQFLHDHDHIFPLDLPSRNNCQVGGVVSTNAGGLNFLRYGSLHGNVLGLEVVLPNGEVISNIDALRKDNTGYDLKQLFIGAEGTIGVITGVSIVAAAKPKALNAVFFGIEDFDTVQKLFVKAKSELSEVLSAFEFMDRGSIECTIEYLKDLPFPLENQHNFYVLIETSGSNKRHDDEKLTAFLKSTIDSKLISEGMMAKDKADYDRLWTWRKSVPTACNSYGGMYKYDMSLKLKDLYSVSAAVTERLNAAGLIGDAPKPVVKSCGYGHVGDGNIHLNIAVREFTKQIENLLEPFVYEYIASKKGSISAEHGIGFHKRGKLHYTRSDIEIRFMKDIKRHYDPNGIMNPYKYI